The following are encoded together in the Zonotrichia albicollis isolate bZonAlb1 chromosome 10, bZonAlb1.hap1, whole genome shotgun sequence genome:
- the ICOS gene encoding inducible T-cell costimulator, with the protein MPLCQAGMKAVAVTFCVLCFQFEALYGVDSCSSCACKNIDQAHVSDDQVMVEFENGNFHFTFPNPKNVSEFSMTLFKGHEKKTEICAFHLSEERVISESNVTYCQTQNSSSSTTFILKNLERKHIDVYTYCLEIFLPPPYIECCLKETYLYIQDKEDCFSLGRVPWIIIGVIIFAISCVCCVVACCLRNKNQTCESNSLEYNSEYMPMAAVNAAKKPRI; encoded by the exons ATGCCTCTGTGTCAGGCAGGCATGAAGGCAGTTGCTGTAACTTTCTGTGTCCTCtgctttcagtttgaagccctGTATG GAGTTGACAGCTGCTCATCATGTGCATGTAAAAATATAG ATCAGGCTCATGTCTCTGATGACCAGGTAATGGTGGAATTTGAAAATGGAAACTTCCATTTCACATTCCCCAACCCCAAAAATGTGAGTGAATTCAGCATGACCCTCTTCAAAGGGCATGAAAAAAAGACGGAAATCTGTGCATTCCATTTGAGCGAAGAGAGAGTTATCTCCGAGAGTAATGTCACCTACTGTCAGACACAGAATTCAAGCAGCAGCACCACTTTCATTCTTAAAAATCTGGAGAGGAAACATATTGATGTTTATACATACTGCCTGGAGATATTCTTACCCCCTCCTTACATAGAGTGCTGTCTGAAAGAAACGTATTTGTACATCCAAG ATAAGGAGGACTGCTTTTCACTTGGACGCGTGCCATGGATTATTATCGGCGTGATCATTTTTGCCATTTCCTGTGTCTGCTGTGTTGTGGCCTGTTGCTTAAGGAACAAG AATCAGACGTGTGAATCCAACTCCCTTGAGTACAACAGCGAATACATGCCCATGGCAGCAGTGAATGCAGCTAAAAAACCAAGAATCTGA
- the CTLA4 gene encoding cytotoxic T-lymphocyte protein 4: protein MLSILVTVSFLCTATAIAEVMEVTQPAIVLANRQGVASLVCKYKNIGNAQEIRVTLLKQTGDQITEICASSYTMEFKTFFVEKIIECHVTPGQNNVTLTLAGLQANDTGLYICKMERMYPPPYFMNKGNGTHLYVIDPEPCPDTAIYLWVLGATASGFFLYSIIISAILVGKAIKRRRCLTTGVYVKMPSEKLEKKVIPFHITVNCNKEGEKPFPSWDGVSANSFQLKK from the exons TAATGGAAGTGACTCAGCCAGCAATTGTGCTGGCCAACAGGCAAGGAGTTGCCAGCTTGGTGTGTAAATACAAGAACATCGGGAATGCACAGGAAATTCGAGTGACTTTGCTTAAACAGACTGGTGACCAGATCACAGAAATCTGTGCTTCATCATACACCATGGAGTTCAAAACATTCTTTGTGGAAAAGATCATTGAGTGCCACGTTACCCCTGGCCAAAACAATGTGACCCTCACGCTGGCTGGCCTGCAAGCAAATGACACCGGGCTTTACATTTGCAAGATGGAGAGGATGTACCCCCCACCCTATTTCATGAACAAGGGAAATGGCACACATCTCTATGTCATTG ATCCAGAACCTTGTCCAGACACTGCCATATACCTCTGGGTATTAGGAGCTACTGCCTCAGGATTTTTTCTCTACAGTATCATCATCTCAGCCATTCTTGTGGGCAAAGCG ATAAAGAGAAGACGATGTCTCACTACTGGAGTCTATGTGAAAATGCCTTCTGAAAAGCTAGAGAAAAAAGTGATTCCATTCCATATCACTGTTAACTGTAACAAGGAAGGAGAGAAACCATTTCCTAGCTGGGATGGAGTGTCTGCTAATTCATTTCagttaaagaaataa